AGAGGCGAAGGATTCATTTTCTGTTATTCAGAGGCAGGCAAAAAGAATGTCTGAACTAATAAATCAGATTATGGAACTTTCAAAAATTGAAAAGCAGATAGGTACTCCGTCTGATAAAATAAATCTTTCAGAAACGGTTGAGAAAATACTGGGAGATTATAAAAATCTTTTTGTTGAAAAAAATATAGAAATGACAAAGGAAATTGAAGAAAATATTTCTATAACGGGAGATAAGATAATGATAGAAAGGCTGTTTGACAATCTTTTAAATAATGCCATGAAATTTACGAAGGATAAAATAAATGTCAGACTGTATTCTGAAGATGAAAAATGTGTGCTGGAAGTGGAAGATAATGGTATCGGAATTTCTGAACAGGATAAGGAGCTTATCTGGAAGAGATTTTATCAGGTAAATGATTCGAGAAATAAAAAAATAAATAAAGGTTTTGGACTTGGTCTTTTCCTTGTTTCAAAAATAATTGAACAGCATGGCGGGACTATTGATGTTGAGAGCATCCTGAATGAAGGGACAAAGTTTATTGCAAAGTTCAAAAGGGATTAAACTAATCTTGCTAAAATAATGGGTGTATGCTAAAATAAAGGTAAACTGGAGAAGACTGTAAAGTCGGATTTATACATAGAGATAATGAAAAATATTGATAATAGTGAGTATAGAATGTAAATATTGGAAAGGAAATGAAAATGAAAATAGTATTATATGGGAATCCTACTTTGAGGGTAAAATCAGCAGAAGTTGACAAAGTAGATGACGACCTGAGAAAAACTCTGGATGAAATGGTTGAGCTGATGAGAAGTGCAAATGGAGTTGGATTGGCTGCAAATCAGGTAGATATACCGAAAAGATTTTTTGTTCTTGAAGTGGAAGGAAATGTAAAGAAGGTAGTTAATCCTGAAATAATTGAATCAGGAGAAGAAATGGTAGAATTTGAAGAAGGATGCCTAAGTATTCCCGGAGTTTACAAGAAGGTTACAAGACCTGAGAAAATAAAGGTAAAATATCTTGATGAAAACGGTGAAGAAAAAATAGAAGAACTTACTGAAATGTGGTCAAGAGCATTCCAGCATGAACTGGATCATCTGGATGGGATACTGTTTACAGACAGAATTTCCGTACTGAATAAGCGTCTGGTGGCAAAAAAACTGGAAATCTTGAAAAAAGATTACAATAAAGGGAAAATATATAGGGAAGACATCTAGACTTTTTAGAATTTCGGGGTAAAATCTTATGTAGAGGTAAAATATTCAGATAGGAGGAAGTTTTTGTGAAAACGATATTTATGGGGACTCCCGAATTTGCAATACCAAGTCTGGAGACAGTATATAAAAATACAGATTTAAAGCTGATTTTTACAAAGGAGGACAAACGGAATGCGAGGGGAAATAAAATAATATATTCTCCTGTTAAGCAGTTTGGCCTGGACAATGATATAGAGATAATACAGCCAAAGAAAATGAAGGATGAGGAAGTTATAAGCAAAATAAAGGAAATAAATCCTGATTTAATAGTTGTAGTTGCATATGGTAAAATAATTCCTAGGGAAATAATAGATATCCCAAAATACGGAATTATAAATGTGCATTCTTCCCTGCTTCCAAAGTACAGAGGAGCTTCACCTATACATTCTGCCATTTTAAACGGTGATACGGAAACAGGTGTGAGCATAATGTACATCGAAGAGGAACTTGATGCGGGAGATGTAATATTAAAGGAATATTGTGAAATAAGTGAAGAAGATACATTGGGAACTCTGCATGACAGACTGAAGGAGCTGGGGGCTATTGGACTTGGAAAAGCTCTTAAGCTTATTGAGGAGGAAAAAGTTCAGGCTGAAAAGCAGGATGAAACAAAGGTTTCTTTTGTAAAGCCAATAACAAAGGAACAGACGAAAATAAACTGGAATGATGCAAAAGAAGTTATATACAATCAGATAAGAGGTTTAAATCCTTTCCCTGGTGCACATACCTTCACTGAAACAGGAGAAAATGTAAAAATATACAAAAGTGAAAAAATAGACAAGGAATACGAAGGAGAAAACGGAACCATAGTTGAAATAATTAACAAAAAAGGTCCTGTAGTAAAAACTTCAAATGGAGGAATAATACTGCTGGAGGTAAAATTTGAAGGGAAAAAACTTCAAAGTGGAACAGATATAATAAATGGAAGAAAACTGACAGTTGGGAATAAATTTAAAAACTAGATTGAGCTACTGGAAATACTTTAAAAAATTATAGTTTTCAAAAAAATGGAAAGTGCTGTTCAAATTAAACAGTTAAATATTTTTAGGAGGAATTATGAAATTAAAGAAAATGGAAATATCAGATAGAGTAGTCCAACGGCTTACAGAATATTTGTCAATTTTAAAGGAAGTTCGTAAATATGAAGATGGAATAAATTCCATAGAACTTTCTAAAATAATGGATACTACTTCAGCACAGGTTAGAAAAGATTTGTCTACATTTGGAGAATTTGGAGTCAGAGGAAAAGGATACGACATAGATAAACTTATAGAGATAATTGAGGATATATTGGGAATAAACAAAGTAAATGACCTGATAGTTGTAGGATATGGGAAAATGGGGGAAATGATAACATCAAACAGCAAGGTTATGGGAAAAGGATTTAGAATAGTCGGTGTATTTGACAATGATCCTCAGAAAATAGATCAGGAAATTTCTGGAAATCTAAAAATACAGAATGTTGATGAAGTTGAAGATTTTATAAAAAATTCATCAAACAAAGTAGAGACTGCAATTCTTTCGGTTGTGAAGGGACAGGCTCAGACAGCGGCTGAAAAACTTGTAAAAAATGGGATTAAAGCTATACTAAATATGACAACTTATAAACTGGAACTGCCAAAAAATGTAGTGGTAGTAAATATGGATATTTCTGCTAAACTTCAGGAACTGAATTTCTGGCGTATAAATCTTGAAGAAAATGGAGAGGAGCAGTAAATGGTAAAAATAGACGGGAAGGCTTTCTCGCAGGTAATTCTTGAAAAGATAAGGGAAGAACATAATCAATTAAAAGAAAAGTACGGGAAACAGGCAGGACTTGCAGTAGTGATAGTTGGGAATAATCCTGCTTCACAGGTGTATGTGAGAAATAAAATGAAAGCTTGTGAAAATGTAGGATTTTATTCTGAAAACATTGAGCTTGATGAAAATATAAGCGAAAAGGAACTTCTGCAGGAAATTGACAAACTGAATAAAAATGACAGGATAAATGGAATACTGGTACAGCTGCCTTTACCTTCACATATAAATGAACTGAAAATAATTGACAGTATTTCTCCTGAAAAGGATGTGGATGGCTTCCATGTGGCAAACATTGGGAAAATGGTAATTGGAGATGAAACAGGATTTATTTCCTGCACTCCTTACGGAATAATGCAGCTGCTGGAAGAATATAAAATAGAAATTGCTGGGAAAGATGCAGTTATAATAGGAAGAAGCAATATTGTCGGGAAACCTATGGCACTCATGCTTATACAGAAAGGTGCCACTGTACAGGTGTGCAACTCACGTACAAAGGATTTAAGAAAAAAACTTAATGATGCTGACATTATAATAGTTGCAGCTGGAGTACCGAAGCTTCTGAAAAAAGAAGATGTGAAAGAAGGGGCTGTAGTCATAGATGTAGGAATAAACAGGGTTGATGGAAAAATCTGCGGTGATGTGGATTATGAGGAAGTGGCAGAAAAAACTTCCTATATAACTCCGGTTCCAGGCGGTGTAGGGCCTATGACAATAGCAAGTCTCATAAAAAATACTTTTAAATCTTACAAAAATAGTTTAAAATACTAAAAGAATAAAATAATAAAAAAATATGAAGATAAAATATAAATAATATGATAAAATAGAAGTAGTTTTTAATTATTTATAAAAACGGGATTTAAAATACGAATAATTGAAATAAGTCGAAATTAGGAGGAAATTTTTAAATGAGGGATAAAATAAAATTTATTAAAGAGCTTGCTGAAAGTATGAATGCAAATAAGATTGACACAGTAAAGTATGAAGAAAATGATTTTGAAATTCAGATAACAAAAAAAGAAAAAGAAAGAAAAGTATTTTCTTATGGTGGAGTACCTACAGCTGTAGCGGCAGAACAGCCTGCAGTAACAGTGGGAGCTGTAGAATCTGAAACTCCTGTACAGGAAACAGCACAGGTTGAAGAAATTTCAGGGACAAAAATAACTTCTCCAATGGTTGGAACATATTACAGTGCACCGTCGCCAACATCAGCTCCTTTCATTAAAGAGGGAGACAGTGTAAGTGAAGGACAGACATTGTGTATCGTAGAAGCAATGAAACTTATGAACGAAGTAAAATCATCAGTTTCTGGAAAAGTAAAGAAAATACTTGTAAAAGACGGGGAAGCAATAAAGAAAGGACAGGACCTTATTATAATAGAATAGGAATTATAATAGACTGAATTTTGTGACATATTAAAATATTACATTAAAATGTCATAACTTCAGTAAAGTTCTAAAGGAAGGTGTAATAAAAATTGGAAGGACAGAGGATTTGGATAAAGGTAATATTGCTGGTTGCAGTGTTATTTTTATCGGCATTTTTTTCAGCGGCGGTGACAGCATTATCTTCGCTGAGAAGAATACACGTGGGAGGAGAGAATAATAAGAAAGATTCAAAGGAGGAACAGCTGCTCAGACTTTGGCTGAAAAATCCGAATGAACTTTTGACTACTCTTCTATTCGGGAAAACGGTAGCATATATATTTCTAATAGGAATGTCCATACTGCTGTTTAAAGATTACTATAAAATTTTTGAATTGTCAGTAGGCTTTGCGGCTTATGACATTATAGTTTTTGTAATTATGAGTATTTTTGTACTTATTTTTGTTGAAATGATACCTATAATTTATGCAAAGAGCAATGTCTATAAAATTTCAAAAGCTATTATAGTTCCACTTGATACGGCGAGAATTATACTACGGCCATTTATATTAATTTTTATACAAATATCAAAATTTATCCTTGGATTATTTAAGGTAAAACTCGAAGAAAGAATATTTGAAATGACGGAAGAGGATATAAAAACTTTTGTCAAGGCGGGAACAGAGGAAGGAATAATCGAAGAGGAAGAGGAAGAAATGATTCACAGCATATTTGAATTTTCAGATACTACTGTGAAGGAAATATTAACACCTAGGACAAGTGTTTTTGCACTGGATTCTGAAAAGACACTGGGAGAAGTGTGGGATGAAATAGTTGAGCAGGGATTTTCAAGAATTCCTGTATATAATGAAAATATAGATAAAATAGAAGGAATCGTACATATAAAAGATTTGCTGAAGTATAATAAGGAACAGAATTCTTCGCTGAAAATGAAGGAACTTATGAAGGAAGCATATTATGTTCCGGCAACTAAGACTTTGACTGAACTTCTGGAAGAATTTAAAAGAAAACAGTCCCATATGGCAATAATAATAGATGAATATGGGGGAACGCTTGGTATTGTAACAATTGAAGACTTGCTGGAAGAAATTGTTGGAGAAATAAGGGATGAATTTGACCAGGAGGAAGAAAGTATACAGCAGATCAGGGAAAAAATATACGACATAAAAGGTGATACTCTTATAGAAGAAATAAATGATGAACTGGAAATAAATATGCCAGTTTCAGAAGAATACGACACAGTTGCAGGATATGTCCAGGATGAGCTGGGAAAAGTTGCAGAGACAGGAAACCAGGTTAAAGCTGACGGGTATATTTTGAAGGTAATGGAAGTTGATAATAAGAGAATAGAGAAAATCAGAATAATCATTACTGAAAACAGTGGTGAGGAGAGTGTTAATGACAGAGAAGACAAGGCCTAGGGTGAGAGTTGCAGGGATACTTATAGAAGATGACAGGATACTCTTAATAGAGCATACAAAAAATGATAAGAAATACTGGCTTGTGCCAGGTGGGGGAGTAGACTGGGGAGAAAGTGCGGCAGAAGCTCTTACTAGAGAATTTAAGGAAGAAACTAATCTGGATATAGAAGTGGAAAAATTTCTGTTTATTTCAGAAACTATAGCACCTGATAAACAGAAACATGTTATAAATTTATATTTTAAGATAAAAAAGGCAGAAAATTCCTCAAATGAAATGAAACTGGGAGATGAGGATATGCTTACTGATTTGAGGTTTGTTCCAAAGGATGAAATACAGAATATAAAATTATACCCAAATATAAAAGAAAAACTGATAAAACTGCTGAATAAGGAAACTATAGAACCTTATTTAGGTCTGTTATGGGATAAATAGGAGGATAAAATGACAAATGAAGAAATAAAAAAGGTGGAAGGATTGATGAGATCCATTAAAGATTTTCCTGCACCTGGAATTATATTTAGAGATATTACTACTATTCTGAAGGATAAGGAAGGACTTCAGATTATAATTAAGGATTTTACAGAAAGATATAAGGATAAAGGAATAGACTATGTTATGGGAGCAGACGCCAGAGGATTTATCTTTGGAGCCGCTATTGCATATAATATAGGTGCCGGATTTGTTCCTGCAAGAAAGCCTGGGAAATTGCCTGCTGAAACTGAAAAAGTGGAATATGAACTGGAATATGGGAAAAATAGTATAGAAGTACATAAAGATGCTTTTGAAAAAGGTTCAAAAGTACTGATAGTAGATGATCTGCTTGCAACAGGTGGAACTGCAAAAGCTATGGTTGAATTGACAAATAAGCTGGGAGCTGAAGTTTACGAACTGGCTTTCCTTATAGAACTTGAAGATTTAAAGGGAAGAGAAGTTTTAAAAGGATATGATGTTTATTCACAGTTGAAATATTAATTTTATAATAGAGGCGTGAGCCTCTTTTATTTTTGGAATATTTTTATATTTTTTATAAAATATAAAAAATTAATCAAAATATTCTTCTTAAAGATAGATTTTTTTCTGAATGTATAGTAAAATAAATAAAAAGAATTTTATCAGACAGTTTTAAAAAATATTTTGATACAGTAAATAAACTTTAAATATAAATATTTTTTAAAGGAATTCAAAACAGTATACACTGAAACTGCTTTCTCAGAAACAAATACTGATGAAGGCCGGTATGGAGGGAAATACAATGAAAACTAAAGAAGGAAAGATGGAAGAAAAGAACATAACCCAAAAAAATATGCCAACAGAAAATGCTGATGTGGAAAAAAAGCAGAAAAAGCCTGAAATAATAAATAAGACAGGTGAAGAACTTTTAAGCCAGTTAATGAAAAGAATAGAAGAAAATCATCTGGAAGTGGATGCTGAAAAGATAAAGGAAGCTTTTACCCTGGCAAATGAATCCCATATAGGCCAAAAAAGGAGAAGTGGGGAAAACTACATTCTTCATCCTGTTGAAGTGGCAGAAATACTGGCAGACATGCGTATGGATACAGATACGCTTGTTGCGGGAATTTTACATGACGTTGTAGAAGATACATTGATAACATTGCCTGATATAGAATATACTTTTGGAAAAGATGTAAGTAAACTTGTGGATGGAGTTACAAAACTGAGAAATCTTCCTAGAACAGACAGCAAAAAAATAGAAAATATAAGAAAAATGGTTGTTGCAATGGCGGAAGACATAAGAGTCGTAATTATTAAACTTGCAGACAGACTTCATAATATGCGTACTTTAAAATATATGACACCTGAAAAGCAGCAGATAAAGTCCAAGGAAACAATAGAAGTTTATGCTCCCATTGCCCATAGAATAGGGATGGCAAAAATAAAATGGGAACTGGAAGATATAAGTTTCAGATATTTATATCCTGAAGATTATAAAGAAATAAGCGAACTTGTGAGTTCAAAAAGGAAAGAAAGGGAAGAATACACAGGAAAAGTTATAAAGAGAATAGAAGAGGAACTGAAGAAACATAATGTAAACGGAGAAGTAACAGGAAGACCGAAACATCTTTACAGTATATATAAAAAGATACATGAAAAGGGTAAAAAATTTACTGATTTATATGATCTTATAGCAATGCGTATAATTGTGGATAAGGAAGAGGAATGTTACAATATACTTGGAATAATTCACAACCTTTTTATTCCGGTTACGGGAAGGTTCAAGGATTATATTGCTGTACCGAAAACAAATGGATACCAGTCAATTCACACTACTGTCATCGGGCCTGATGAACAGAAGGTTGAAATTCAGATAAGAACTCATGAAATGCATAGAATTGCTGAAGATGGGGTTGCTGCCCACTGGAAATACAAGGAAAAGAAATCTAAAACAAAAAATGATAAATATTATGCGGCAGTAAAACATATAATAAAGGCAAATACTGAAAATCCTGAAAAATTTGCACAGAAGGTAACTGATAATGTGCTTAACCAGACAATATTTGTATTTACTCCAAAAGGGGATGTAATAGAACTTGCTAACGGTTCTACAGCTCTTGATTTTGCATTTCAGGTACATACACAGATTGGATATCGTACAATTGGGGCAAAAGTTAACGAGAGAATAGTACAGCTTGATCAGGTACTTGAAAATGCAGATAAAGTTGAAATAATGACTTCAAGAAATACTAAAGGACCTGGAAAAGACTGGATAAATATGGTTAATAACAACAGTTCCAAAGTAAAAATAAGAAAATGGTTTAAAGACAAGGAATTTGAGGAAAAAACAAAAGAAGGGGAACAGATTCTGGAAAGGGAATTTGAAAAACTTGGCCTGAAATTCAGGGATTTTGAAGAAGATGAAAGAGTTTTCCTTTATATGAAAAAATTTAATGTGGCAACTATAGATCTTTTATGTTATAAATTTGCAATTGGCGATCTTTCTCTTGACGGATTTATGAAAAAATTCGAAGTGAAGGAAGAGAAAGATATAACACAGGTTCTGGAAGAAGAAACAGAAAAAGGAAACAGAAAAAAACGTAAAAGTGAAGGCGGAGTAAAAATTTCAGGAACAGAAAATACAATGTACCGTTTTGCAAAATGCTGTAGCCCTCTGCCTGGAGATGATATAAAGGGATATGTAACTAGAGGTCGTGGAATTGCAATTCATAGAGCAGACTGTGACAATTTGAAACAGCTTATGGAACATGATCCTGACAGGGAAGTAGAAGTTTTCTGGGATGAGGAAGCGGTTAATTCAAGCAATACAAAATATCAGTATAATTTCAGCCTGAAAACAATTGACAGAAATGGTTTGCTTCTGGATATTATAAGAATTCTTAACGAATATAAGATGGAACTTGTCAATGTAAACACAAACTACATTAAGGAAAATGGAAATGTCTATGGACTCCTTCATTTTGGAATAATGATTAAGAAAAGGGAAGATTTTGACAGACTCGCAAATAATCTAAATTCAATGAGGGATGTAATTGAAGTAATAAAAAAATAGAAAGGAGATGAAGCTATTTCAAATTTAAATAAAATATATAAAAATATTTATTCATACTATAAAATTTTATTCATTCAAAACAGGAGTTCTACAAGAAAAAATTATAAACTCACCAGGTGGTTCAGACAATAATTTTTTCTATGTATCACCTTCCTGTTTTGAATTATAAAATTTTGAATGAATTCATAAATATTTTTTATATTATTTTATTTTGAAATAGCTTCAATACAATAAAGAAGATGTGTAATAAAAATATAGAAATGACGGAAAATCCTGTAAAATATAGGATTGAAGTAAAGGATGGAAATGCAAGGGCAGGAGAAATAGAAACGCCTCATGGGAAAATAAAAACTCCTGTATTTATGCCGGTGGGGACACAGGCGACAGTAAAAGCCATGACAAGGGAAGAACTTGAAGAAATAAATTCTCAAATTATTTTAGGGAATACTTATCACCTTTACTTAAGACCAGGTGATGAATTAGTAAATGATTTTGGGGGACTTCATAAATTTATGAACTGGGAAAGACCT
This Leptotrichia sp. oral taxon 215 str. W9775 DNA region includes the following protein-coding sequences:
- the def gene encoding peptide deformylase, which gives rise to MKIVLYGNPTLRVKSAEVDKVDDDLRKTLDEMVELMRSANGVGLAANQVDIPKRFFVLEVEGNVKKVVNPEIIESGEEMVEFEEGCLSIPGVYKKVTRPEKIKVKYLDENGEEKIEELTEMWSRAFQHELDHLDGILFTDRISVLNKRLVAKKLEILKKDYNKGKIYREDI
- the fmt gene encoding methionyl-tRNA formyltransferase, which translates into the protein MKTIFMGTPEFAIPSLETVYKNTDLKLIFTKEDKRNARGNKIIYSPVKQFGLDNDIEIIQPKKMKDEEVISKIKEINPDLIVVVAYGKIIPREIIDIPKYGIINVHSSLLPKYRGASPIHSAILNGDTETGVSIMYIEEELDAGDVILKEYCEISEEDTLGTLHDRLKELGAIGLGKALKLIEEEKVQAEKQDETKVSFVKPITKEQTKINWNDAKEVIYNQIRGLNPFPGAHTFTETGENVKIYKSEKIDKEYEGENGTIVEIINKKGPVVKTSNGGIILLEVKFEGKKLQSGTDIINGRKLTVGNKFKN
- a CDS encoding redox-sensing transcriptional repressor Rex; this translates as MKLKKMEISDRVVQRLTEYLSILKEVRKYEDGINSIELSKIMDTTSAQVRKDLSTFGEFGVRGKGYDIDKLIEIIEDILGINKVNDLIVVGYGKMGEMITSNSKVMGKGFRIVGVFDNDPQKIDQEISGNLKIQNVDEVEDFIKNSSNKVETAILSVVKGQAQTAAEKLVKNGIKAILNMTTYKLELPKNVVVVNMDISAKLQELNFWRINLEENGEEQ
- the folD gene encoding bifunctional methylenetetrahydrofolate dehydrogenase/methenyltetrahydrofolate cyclohydrolase FolD, with amino-acid sequence MVKIDGKAFSQVILEKIREEHNQLKEKYGKQAGLAVVIVGNNPASQVYVRNKMKACENVGFYSENIELDENISEKELLQEIDKLNKNDRINGILVQLPLPSHINELKIIDSISPEKDVDGFHVANIGKMVIGDETGFISCTPYGIMQLLEEYKIEIAGKDAVIIGRSNIVGKPMALMLIQKGATVQVCNSRTKDLRKKLNDADIIIVAAGVPKLLKKEDVKEGAVVIDVGINRVDGKICGDVDYEEVAEKTSYITPVPGGVGPMTIASLIKNTFKSYKNSLKY
- the accB gene encoding acetyl-CoA carboxylase biotin carboxyl carrier protein; this encodes MRDKIKFIKELAESMNANKIDTVKYEENDFEIQITKKEKERKVFSYGGVPTAVAAEQPAVTVGAVESETPVQETAQVEEISGTKITSPMVGTYYSAPSPTSAPFIKEGDSVSEGQTLCIVEAMKLMNEVKSSVSGKVKKILVKDGEAIKKGQDLIIIE
- a CDS encoding hemolysin family protein, with product MEGQRIWIKVILLVAVLFLSAFFSAAVTALSSLRRIHVGGENNKKDSKEEQLLRLWLKNPNELLTTLLFGKTVAYIFLIGMSILLFKDYYKIFELSVGFAAYDIIVFVIMSIFVLIFVEMIPIIYAKSNVYKISKAIIVPLDTARIILRPFILIFIQISKFILGLFKVKLEERIFEMTEEDIKTFVKAGTEEGIIEEEEEEMIHSIFEFSDTTVKEILTPRTSVFALDSEKTLGEVWDEIVEQGFSRIPVYNENIDKIEGIVHIKDLLKYNKEQNSSLKMKELMKEAYYVPATKTLTELLEEFKRKQSHMAIIIDEYGGTLGIVTIEDLLEEIVGEIRDEFDQEEESIQQIREKIYDIKGDTLIEEINDELEINMPVSEEYDTVAGYVQDELGKVAETGNQVKADGYILKVMEVDNKRIEKIRIIITENSGEESVNDREDKA
- a CDS encoding NUDIX domain-containing protein, translating into MTEKTRPRVRVAGILIEDDRILLIEHTKNDKKYWLVPGGGVDWGESAAEALTREFKEETNLDIEVEKFLFISETIAPDKQKHVINLYFKIKKAENSSNEMKLGDEDMLTDLRFVPKDEIQNIKLYPNIKEKLIKLLNKETIEPYLGLLWDK
- a CDS encoding adenine phosphoribosyltransferase, giving the protein MTNEEIKKVEGLMRSIKDFPAPGIIFRDITTILKDKEGLQIIIKDFTERYKDKGIDYVMGADARGFIFGAAIAYNIGAGFVPARKPGKLPAETEKVEYELEYGKNSIEVHKDAFEKGSKVLIVDDLLATGGTAKAMVELTNKLGAEVYELAFLIELEDLKGREVLKGYDVYSQLKY
- a CDS encoding bifunctional (p)ppGpp synthetase/guanosine-3',5'-bis(diphosphate) 3'-pyrophosphohydrolase, with the translated sequence MKRIEENHLEVDAEKIKEAFTLANESHIGQKRRSGENYILHPVEVAEILADMRMDTDTLVAGILHDVVEDTLITLPDIEYTFGKDVSKLVDGVTKLRNLPRTDSKKIENIRKMVVAMAEDIRVVIIKLADRLHNMRTLKYMTPEKQQIKSKETIEVYAPIAHRIGMAKIKWELEDISFRYLYPEDYKEISELVSSKRKEREEYTGKVIKRIEEELKKHNVNGEVTGRPKHLYSIYKKIHEKGKKFTDLYDLIAMRIIVDKEEECYNILGIIHNLFIPVTGRFKDYIAVPKTNGYQSIHTTVIGPDEQKVEIQIRTHEMHRIAEDGVAAHWKYKEKKSKTKNDKYYAAVKHIIKANTENPEKFAQKVTDNVLNQTIFVFTPKGDVIELANGSTALDFAFQVHTQIGYRTIGAKVNERIVQLDQVLENADKVEIMTSRNTKGPGKDWINMVNNNSSKVKIRKWFKDKEFEEKTKEGEQILEREFEKLGLKFRDFEEDERVFLYMKKFNVATIDLLCYKFAIGDLSLDGFMKKFEVKEEKDITQVLEEETEKGNRKKRKSEGGVKISGTENTMYRFAKCCSPLPGDDIKGYVTRGRGIAIHRADCDNLKQLMEHDPDREVEVFWDEEAVNSSNTKYQYNFSLKTIDRNGLLLDIIRILNEYKMELVNVNTNYIKENGNVYGLLHFGIMIKKREDFDRLANNLNSMRDVIEVIKK